A portion of the Lolium rigidum isolate FL_2022 chromosome 1, APGP_CSIRO_Lrig_0.1, whole genome shotgun sequence genome contains these proteins:
- the LOC124675663 gene encoding zinc finger protein HD1-like, translating to MNSNSSSTIYEEAVGQEGSWSRPCDGCCMVPSVVYCHADSAYLCASCDVRIHSANRVASRHERVCLSEAHEHAPALLQCRTDAVASCAAYEAQAHYANLLAGMHQCVPVVSHPATAIPAASLLAEAAVTTNILSCKEEEASWLLLSKNSANHNCSGDNRSSSTYFGEVDEYFDLVGYNSYYDSRMNNNRAQYVMQEQQHLQPMQKEYAEKEGSECVVPSQFATVSKPQQSGYALVGAEQAVSMTAGVSVYTDSVNNSISLSSMEGGIVPDNTVVDLPHSIIPTPARASSLHSGPPLQMPLHFSSMDREAKVLRYKEKKKTRTFEKTTRYATRKAYAEARPRIKGRFAKISEAEMEVDQMFSAAALSDSSYSTVPWF from the exons ATGAACTCCAATTCCAGCAGCACCATTTACGAGGAGGCGGTTGGGCAAgaggggagctggagcaggccgtGTGACGGATGTTGCATGGTGCCAAGCGTGGTGTACTGCCACGCCGACTCCGCATACCTCTGCGCGTCTTGTGATGTGCGGATCCACAGTGCAAACCGTGTGGCCTCGCGCCATGAGCGCGTGTGCCTCTCCGAGGCCCACGAGCATGCACCAGCGCTGCTGCAATGCCGCACAGACGCTGTAGCGTCTTGCGCCGCCTATGAAGCACAGGCGCACTACGCAAACCTGCTCGCCGGGATGCACCAGTGCGTGCCTGTGGTTTCGCACCCGGCCACAGCCATTCCGGCTGCTTCTTTACTTGCTGAGGCAGCAGTCACCACTAACATCCTCAGCTGCAAGGAAGAGGAGGCGTCTTGGTTGCTACTCAGCAAAAATTCTGCTAACCACAATTGCAGTGGCGACAACAGGAGCAGCAGCAcatactttggtgaagtggatgagtaTTTTGATCTTGTCGGGTACAATTCCTACTATGATAGCCGCATGAACAACAACCGAGCGCAGTACGTGATGCAAGAACAGCAACATCTGCAGCCGATGCAAAAGGAATATGCAGAGAAGGAAGGGAGCGAGTGTGTGGTACCTTCGCAGTTTGCTACCGTGAGTAAGCCCCAGCAGAGTGGTTATGCACTTGTGGGGGCAGAGCAGGCTGTATCGATGACTGCTGGGGTCAGTGTTTACACAGATTCAGTCAACAACAGC ATATCGTTATCATCAATGGAAGGGGGAATAGTACCAGACAATACGGTGGTAGATCTGCCCCACTCCATCATCCCTACACCTGCTCGAGCCAGCAGCCTCCACTCAGGTCCTCCACTTCAGATGCCACTACACTTCAGCTCCATGGACAGAGAGGCCAAAGTCCTCAGGtacaaggagaagaagaagaccagaACGTTCGAGAAGACCACACGTTACGCAACAAGGAAAGCTTATGCTGAAGCACGGCCGAGGATCAAGGGCCGCTTCGCGAAAATATCAGAAGCGGAAATGGAAGTGGACCAGATGTTCTCGGCTGCAGCTCTGTCTGACAGTAGCTACAGTACTGTTCCATGGTTTTAA
- the LOC124646730 gene encoding LRR receptor kinase SERL2-like produces MEAPPLSLQQLMAAAVLLLAVVSSPFTAALLSPKGVNNEVQALIGIKSLLKDPHGVLRNWDQDSVDPCSFAMVTCSPDNFVTGLEAPSQNLSGILAPAIGNLTSLETVLLQNNVITGPIPAEIGNLASLKTLDLSSNRFYGEIPASVGHLQSLQYMRLNNNTLSGPFPSASANLSQLIFLDLSYNNLSGPVPGSLARTYNIVGNPLICDANMEKDCYGTAQMPISYNLNGSQGAAPTKTKSHKFAVAFGVVTGCMTFLFLAAGFLFWWRQRRNRQILFDMDDQHMENVSLGNAKRFQFKELQVATDKFSSKNILGKGGFGHVYMGQLPDGTLVAVKRLKDGNAAGGELQFKTEVEMISLAVHRNLLRILGFCMTATERLLVYPYMSNGSVASRLKGKPPLDWITRKRIALGAARGLLYLHEQCDPKIIHRDVKAANVLLDDCCEAIVGDFGLAKLLDHQDSHVTTAVRGTVGHIAPEYLSTGQSSEKTDVFGFGILLLELITGQTAVEFGKASNQKGAMLDWVKKMHHEKKLDVLVDKGLRSSYDRIELQEMVQVALLCTQYLPGHRPKMSEVVRMLEGDGLAERWQASQRADSHKFTVPEFTFSRCYSDLTDDSSMLVQAVELSGPR; encoded by the exons ATGGAGGCGCCTCCCCTCTCCCTGCAGCAgctgatggcggcggcggtgctgctgCTCGCCGTCGTCTCCTCCCCTTTCaccgccgccctcctctccccCAAGGGCGTCAACAACGAAG TGCAAGCGCTGATTGGGATCAAGAGCCTCCTCAAGGACCCGCACGGCGTGCTCAGGAACTGGGACCAGGACTCCGTCGACCCCTGCAGCTTCGCCATGGTCACCTGCTCCCCAGACAACTTCGTCACCGGACT GGAGGCGCCAAGCCAGAACCTCTCCGGCATCCTCGCCCCAGCCATAGGGAACCTGACCAGCCTGGAGACCGT GCTCCTGCAGAACAACGTCATAACCGGCCCAATCCCGGCCGAGATCGGCAACCTTGCGAGTCTCAAGACACTGGACCTCTCCAGCAACAGATTCTATGGGGAAATCCCAGCATCCGTGGGCCACCTCCAAAGCCTCCAGTATAT GAGGCTCAATAACAACACCCTGTCCGGGCCATTCCCTTCAGCATCAGCTAATCTGTCGCAACTTATTTTCCT AGATTTGTCATACAATAACCTAAGTGGCCCAGTACCGGGATCTTTGGCAAGAACATACAA CATAGTTGGAAACCCTCTCATATGCGATGCAAACATGGAGAAAGACTGCTACGGGACCGCGCAGATGCCAATTTCCTACAACCTGAATGGTTCGCAAGGCGCTGCGCCGACGAAGACTAAAAGCCACAAGTTTGCGGTCGCGTTTGGTGTTGTGACTGGTTGCATGACCTTCCTCTTCCTTGCTGCTGGGTTCTTGTTCTGGTGGAGACAGCGTCGGAACCGGCAGATCCTTTTCGACATGGATG ATCAACACATGGAGAACGTTAGCCTTGGGAATGCCAAGAGGTTTCAGTTCAAGGAGCTGCAGGTTGCAACCGACAAATTCAGCAGCAAGAACATACTTGGGAAAGGCGGCTTCGGACATGTGTACATGGGGCAGCTCCCCGATGGAACGCTTGTGGCTGTCAAACGGCTCAAGGACGGTAATGCTGCAGGAGGCGAGTTGCAGTTCAAGACCGAAGTTGAAATGATCAGCTTGGCGGTCCACCGGAACCTCCTCAGGATCCTCGGGTTCTGCATGACTGCCACTGAGAGGCTACTAGTCTACCCATACATGTCAAATGGAAGCGTCGCTTCACGCCTGAAAG GAAAGCCACCTTTGGACTGGATCACCAGGAAGAGGATAGCCCTTGGAGCAGCAAGAGGTCTACTTTACCTTCATGAACAGTGTGACCCCAAGATCATCCACAGGGATGTCAAGGCGGCCAACGTCTTGCTGGACGACTGCTGTGAGGCCATCGTCGGGGATTTTGGGCTTGCAAAGCTCCTTGATCATCAGGACTCACACGTCACTACTGCGGTGCGGGGCACCGTTGGACACATCGCACCTGAGTACCTCTCCACTGGGCAGTCATCTGAGAAAACGGACGTCTTTGGCTTTGGTATCCTGCTGCTGGAGCTGATCACTGGCCAGACAGCAGTGGAGTTTGGCAAGGCATCAAATCAGAAGGGAGCCATGCTGGACTGG GTGAAGAAGATGCACCACGAGAAGAAACTTGATGTGCTGGTTGACAAGGGCTTGAGGAGCAGCTACGACCGGATTGAGCTTCAGGAGATGGTGCAGGTGGCGCTCCTGTGCACCCAGTACCTCCCAGGCCACCGACCAAAGATGTCAGAGGTGGTCCGCATGCTGGAAGGCGACGGGCTTGCAGAGCGGTGGCAGGCGTCACAGCGGGCCGACTCCCACAAGTTCACAGTACCTGAGTTCACCTTCAGCCGCTGCTACTCTGACCTAACCGACGACTCGTCGATGCTGGTGCAGGCCGTCGAGCTCTCTGGGCcaagatga
- the LOC124675652 gene encoding peroxidase 11-like — protein MAAAALCFRRFALSVSCFLLAVPLLMAQDPSNLSLEHYAKTCPNVEHVVRTEMECAVRDEPRNAALMLRLHFHDCFVQGCDGSVLLDDTATLIGEKQAEQNVNSLKGFELVDKIKEKLEAECPGTVSCADLLAIAARDATVLVGGPYWDVPVGRLDSKEASLDLANKDIPTPQQGLITLISKFWEKGLDATDMVALVGSHTIGFARCANFRDRIYGDFEMTSKSNPASATYLSKLKEICPLDGGDDNISAMDSYTSSTFDNAYFETLIKGEGLLNSDQEMWSSIAGYSTADTVNKYWADPALFFKQFSDSMVKMGNITNPAGGEVRKSCRFVNT, from the exons ATGGCTGCAGCTGCCTTGTGCTTCAGGAGGTTTGCTCTCTCCGTGTCTTGTTTCCTCCTGGCCGTGCCACTGCTGATGGCACAAGACCCTTCAAACCTGAGCCTGGAGCACTATGCGAAGACATGCCCGAATGTGGAGCACGTGGTCCGGACCGAGATGGAGTGCGCGGTGCGCGACGAGCCACGCAATGCCGCTCTGATGCTCCGCCTCCATTTCCACGACTGTTTCGTGCAG ggctGTGACGGCTCGGTGCTGCTTGACGACACGGCAACCTTGATTGGAGAGAAGCAGGCAGAGCAGAATGTGAACTCGTTAAAAGGGTTTGAACTGGTTGACAAGATCAAGGAAAAGCTGGAGGCTGAGTGCCCTGGAACAGTTTCCTGTGCGGATTTGCTTGCCATTGCAGCAAGGGACGCTACTGTCTtg GTGGGTGGGCCTTACTGGGATGTCCCAGTAGGAAGATTGGACTCCAAGGAGGCAAGTCTTGACCTAGCAAACAAAGACATACCCACCCCTCAGCAGGGCCTCATCACGCTTATTTCCAAGTTCTGGGAGAAGGGCCTTGACGCCACTGACATGGTGGCCCTTGTGG GATCCCACACGATTGGATTTGCCCGGTGCGCCAACTTCCGGGACAGGATATATGGTGACTTCGAGATGACATCCAAGAGCAACCCTGCATCAGCAACCTACCTCAGCAAGCTAAAGGAGATCTGCCCCTTGGATGGTGGCGACGACAACATCAGCGCCATGGACAGCTACACTTCCTCCACCTTCGATAATGCTTATTTCGAGACGCTCATCAAGGGCGAGGGCCTCCTCAACTCTGACCAGGAGATGTGGTCAAGTATCGCCGGGTACTCAACGGCCGATACGGTCAACAAGTACTGGGCTGACCCCGCGCTGTTCTTCAAGCAGTTCTCAGACTCCATGGTCAAGATGGGCAACATCACCAACCCTGCAGGTGGTGAGGTCAGGAAGAGCTGCAGATTTGTGAACACCTAA